Proteins encoded together in one Prevotella scopos JCM 17725 window:
- a CDS encoding CPBP family intramembrane glutamic endopeptidase — protein sequence MNNKNVLSAALYIILFVSLFVLIQSLSLFAGSQFVSLLRSPQATNGVDMIKDGESLAMTAVVSSLITFVLFVATKWAPVSRNYLKTRPWGVFIWSGLLALGSILPMEFIVEKINLTMPEGTQAMFESIMKVSWGYIALGIMVPIAEEIVFRGAIQRVLQNALGERNRWIAIVIPALIFGVIHLNLAQGLHAFVIGLLLGWLYSRTNSILPGLVLHWVNNSVAYLMFNLMPQMNDGKLIDFFHGNNRMMYGGLFFSLCIFVPALFQLWKETDKGKK from the coding sequence ATGAATAATAAAAACGTGTTGAGCGCAGCGCTCTATATCATCTTATTTGTTTCGCTTTTTGTCTTGATACAAAGCCTTTCTCTGTTTGCAGGGAGTCAGTTCGTCAGTCTGTTGAGAAGTCCGCAGGCTACGAACGGCGTTGACATGATAAAGGATGGTGAAAGCCTTGCAATGACTGCGGTTGTCAGTAGTCTGATAACGTTTGTCTTATTTGTTGCAACAAAGTGGGCACCCGTCTCTCGCAACTATTTGAAAACGCGTCCATGGGGCGTATTCATTTGGTCGGGCTTACTGGCTTTAGGTTCTATTCTTCCCATGGAGTTCATCGTTGAAAAAATAAACCTTACGATGCCCGAAGGAACACAGGCGATGTTTGAAAGTATCATGAAGGTTTCGTGGGGATATATCGCTTTGGGCATCATGGTTCCAATAGCGGAGGAGATTGTCTTTCGTGGAGCCATTCAGCGGGTTCTGCAAAATGCACTGGGTGAGCGGAACCGATGGATAGCAATTGTCATCCCAGCACTCATCTTTGGCGTTATCCATCTGAACTTAGCACAGGGTCTGCATGCTTTTGTTATCGGTTTGTTGTTGGGTTGGCTGTATAGTCGTACGAATAGTATCCTTCCAGGTCTTGTCTTGCATTGGGTAAACAATAGTGTGGCTTACCTCATGTTCAACCTCATGCCACAGATGAATGATGGAAAGCTCATCGACTTCTTTCATGGCAACAACCGTATGATGTACGGTGGTTTGTTCTTCTCGCTCTGCATCTTTGTGCCTGCGCTGTTCCAACTGTGGAAAGAAACAGATAAAGGTAAAAAGTAA
- a CDS encoding bifunctional riboflavin kinase/FAD synthetase yields the protein MNTIYIKQGEEYELGGQVTTIGFFDGVHRGHQFLIRRVIDEAERVGMASAVITFDQHPRQVLQTDYQPELLSTLDEKLLLLSKTHIDNAFVLHFDAALASLSAYDFMQEVLCKQLNVKKLVIGYDNRFGHNRSERFEDYVQYGKALGIEVIGADAFLPDDEKVSSSIIRNYLREGEIEAANRLLGYHYSIESRIVTGYQNGRKMGFPTANLDVNDCHQLLPAPGVYAVMVRLKDSVGWKRGMMNIGRRPTFDGTTLSVEVNLFNFTGNLYGQEVIVSFVSKIRDEHKFDSLEALSEQLKQDKDHINRLFDEAYKIEENIINKQ from the coding sequence TTGAATACTATATATATTAAACAGGGCGAGGAGTACGAGCTGGGTGGACAGGTGACTACCATTGGTTTTTTTGATGGTGTGCATCGTGGACATCAGTTCTTGATTCGTCGTGTCATTGATGAGGCTGAACGAGTAGGGATGGCGTCAGCTGTCATCACCTTCGACCAGCATCCGCGTCAGGTGTTGCAGACTGATTACCAACCAGAATTACTTTCGACACTCGATGAAAAGTTGTTGCTACTCTCGAAGACGCATATTGACAATGCTTTTGTGTTACATTTTGATGCTGCGTTAGCATCACTCTCTGCGTATGACTTCATGCAGGAGGTGTTATGCAAACAGTTGAATGTGAAGAAACTTGTCATTGGTTACGACAATCGTTTCGGGCATAACCGCTCTGAACGTTTTGAAGACTATGTTCAGTATGGTAAGGCGTTGGGCATTGAGGTTATCGGTGCCGATGCCTTCCTGCCGGATGATGAGAAGGTAAGTTCATCGATCATAAGAAATTACCTTCGTGAGGGAGAGATTGAGGCAGCCAATCGCCTTTTAGGTTATCATTATTCGATAGAGAGTCGCATTGTGACTGGCTATCAGAATGGGCGTAAGATGGGTTTCCCAACAGCTAATCTCGATGTGAATGATTGTCATCAACTCCTTCCTGCGCCGGGTGTTTATGCTGTGATGGTACGTCTGAAGGATTCTGTAGGCTGGAAACGAGGGATGATGAATATTGGAAGGCGTCCAACCTTTGATGGCACAACGTTGTCGGTTGAGGTGAACCTCTTCAATTTTACGGGCAATCTCTATGGGCAAGAGGTCATTGTTAGCTTCGTCAGCAAGATTAGGGATGAGCATAAGTTTGACTCCTTGGAGGCTTTATCAGAGCAGTTGAAGCAAGATAAAGACCATATCAACCGCTTATTTGATGAAGCTTATAAGATAGAAGAGAATATTATTAATAAGCAGTAA
- a CDS encoding phage integrase SAM-like domain-containing protein, which translates to MLTIKAEIQRDKLRQDGSYNVRIRFTKDRKVKRISTSLFATKSDLTDRFTIKEDSLIKQEADILILHYRKMFNEMHLETEPLDVNEIVERLNSRDKSDKPVDFILFAKEWIANSTLKGAVNYTSALNSLIRFNKSEKLYTHQITSDFLQEFMAFLLNESKERAEQLKKKGKRVPSTRSTSLYLMGIRRLFKEAVKQYNKPDQGLIRIKNTPFAYFQIPKQQATRKRAITAELIRKIEQLPYQTVYKGIHHTNRFNLAKDCFILSFCMIGINSVDLFNATEYDGNTLTYYRTKTRDRRMDKAKMIVTVPKILHPLFEKYKDTTGKRIFNFYQNYVNEKAFNKAINKGLKEIGSILKIEDLEYYAARHSWATIALNKVGVSKYVVHEALNHIDESMRVTDIYIERDFSNENKANAKVVKYVFGK; encoded by the coding sequence ATGCTGACAATTAAAGCAGAAATTCAGAGAGACAAGTTAAGGCAAGATGGTAGTTACAATGTCCGCATCAGGTTTACGAAGGACCGTAAGGTAAAGCGTATTTCCACAAGTTTGTTTGCAACAAAATCCGATTTAACTGACAGGTTTACTATCAAGGAAGATTCTCTTATCAAGCAGGAAGCGGACATACTTATCCTGCATTACCGTAAGATGTTTAATGAAATGCACTTAGAAACAGAGCCGCTTGACGTAAACGAGATTGTAGAACGACTGAACAGCAGGGACAAAAGCGACAAACCAGTAGATTTTATCCTGTTCGCTAAGGAATGGATTGCCAATTCCACGTTAAAGGGAGCAGTCAACTATACCTCCGCACTTAACAGCCTCATCCGATTCAACAAAAGTGAGAAGCTGTACACGCATCAAATTACAAGTGATTTTCTGCAAGAGTTTATGGCATTCTTACTCAATGAAAGCAAAGAACGAGCGGAACAATTGAAAAAGAAAGGCAAGCGTGTTCCCTCTACTCGCAGCACCTCCCTTTACTTGATGGGCATTCGTAGATTGTTTAAGGAGGCTGTAAAGCAATACAACAAGCCAGACCAAGGGCTAATCCGTATCAAGAATACCCCATTTGCTTATTTCCAAATCCCCAAACAGCAGGCAACACGAAAAAGAGCTATCACAGCAGAATTAATCCGTAAGATAGAGCAGTTACCGTATCAGACAGTTTATAAAGGCATACATCACACCAACCGCTTCAATCTCGCAAAGGATTGTTTTATCCTCTCATTTTGCATGATAGGAATAAATTCTGTGGATTTATTTAACGCAACCGAATATGATGGCAATACGCTTACTTACTATCGTACTAAGACGAGAGACAGGAGAATGGATAAAGCTAAGATGATAGTAACAGTTCCTAAGATATTGCATCCTTTATTTGAGAAGTACAAGGATACAACAGGCAAACGGATATTCAATTTCTACCAGAATTATGTCAATGAGAAAGCCTTTAACAAAGCCATCAACAAGGGATTGAAAGAGATTGGTAGTATTCTTAAAATTGAGGATTTAGAATATTATGCTGCACGCCATTCTTGGGCTACCATTGCCCTTAACAAAGTTGGAGTAAGCAAATACGTGGTACACGAAGCCCTCAATCATATTGACGAATCTATGCGAGTAACCGACATTTACATTGAGCGTGATTTCTCGAATGAGAATAAGGCAAATGCAAAAGTCGTAAAATACGTGTTCGGGAAATAA
- a CDS encoding DUF4876 domain-containing protein, which translates to MIQKKIAVCLLFGLTLLGLNSCTRNEMPVKQSTSKTKLDHLIIKEVFYVGHYWYRDVRAWGMKNLNQMYNDDQYIAIFNPTDEVKYLDGLALCDNAIEPSKAIQFAPKDDFVNRYYGAAGISYFPGKGTDYPVKPGQTIIVAKYAIDHKAKFEAELEGEDLSMYGGLNAFLDLSKADFEWTNINYDPGKKNNPDVPDMNAILTSTDSRGNIGPAYEFSHISESNGIALIKLPWTPEEFKKNYADTKDGKGYLHYITVTSSAFGDFYAIEIPFECVIDCITICPRRMFQMRPSKLDRGYNAVTDVSFSSLKQSDYPISSGLALIRKWDGKKFVDDNNTTADFEVKVASLSRKDEKGNPVK; encoded by the coding sequence ATGATACAAAAGAAGATAGCTGTGTGCCTGCTCTTCGGGCTAACACTCTTAGGTTTGAATAGCTGTACGCGTAATGAAATGCCGGTGAAGCAATCCACCTCTAAGACGAAGTTAGACCATCTGATTATTAAAGAGGTGTTCTATGTAGGACACTATTGGTATCGTGATGTGCGGGCGTGGGGTATGAAAAACCTTAACCAAATGTACAATGACGACCAGTATATTGCCATCTTTAACCCAACTGATGAGGTGAAATATCTTGATGGATTGGCACTCTGCGATAATGCCATCGAACCAAGTAAAGCCATACAATTTGCACCGAAAGACGATTTCGTTAATCGTTACTATGGTGCAGCGGGTATCTCTTACTTCCCTGGTAAGGGTACTGACTATCCCGTAAAACCGGGACAAACCATCATCGTGGCAAAGTATGCCATTGACCATAAGGCTAAGTTTGAAGCTGAATTGGAAGGTGAGGACTTGAGTATGTATGGCGGATTGAATGCCTTCTTAGACTTGAGTAAGGCTGATTTCGAGTGGACAAACATCAATTATGACCCGGGAAAGAAGAACAATCCTGACGTGCCAGACATGAACGCCATCCTGACATCAACTGATTCGCGTGGCAACATTGGTCCTGCTTACGAGTTCTCTCACATCTCTGAGAGTAATGGTATTGCCCTGATAAAACTGCCGTGGACACCAGAGGAGTTTAAGAAGAACTATGCTGACACAAAGGATGGCAAGGGTTACCTGCATTACATCACCGTGACAAGTAGTGCGTTCGGCGACTTCTATGCTATCGAAATACCATTCGAATGTGTTATCGACTGTATCACCATCTGTCCTCGTCGTATGTTCCAGATGCGACCAAGTAAGCTCGACAGAGGCTACAATGCTGTCACTGACGTGTCCTTCTCTAGCTTAAAGCAAAGCGATTACCCCATCTCTTCTGGTCTGGCGCTAATCAGAAAATGGGATGGTAAGAAATTCGTGGATGACAACAACACAACCGCCGACTTTGAAGTGAAAGTTGCTTCGCTATCAAGAAAAGATGAGAAGGGCAACCCGGTAAAGTAA